The DNA segment CGAGCTCTGAGGCGCCGGGGCCTGTGAGGAAACCGCACCCCCTTTTACAGTCGGAACGACTGTAAAAGGGGGTGCGGTTCATGGACGCCTACGACAAGCACGCCTACGAGCCCTTTGCCGTCACCGTCGCCCTCGCCGTTCTCACGCTCCGCGAGGGCGCGCTGCACGTCCTGCTGGTCGAGCGCGGCGAGGAGCCGTACGCGGGCCGCTGGGCGCTGCCGGGCGGGTTCGTGCAGCCGGACGAGTCGGCGGAGACCGCAGCCCGGCGCGAACTCGCCGAGGAGACCGGGCTGACGGACGTGTCCGGACTGCATCTGGAGCAGTTGCGGACCTGCAGCGAACCCGGCCGCGATCCGCGGATGCGGGTCGTCTCGGTGGCCTTCACCGCACTGCTGCCCGAGGTGCCCGAGGTGCCCGAGGTGCCCGACGCGCCCGAGGCGCGCGGCGGCAGCGACGCGGCACGGGCCCGCTGGATGCCGTACGGCTCCGCGCGGGCGCTCGCCTCCGATCACGACCGGATTCTGTCCGACGCACGCGACCGCGTCGGCGCCAAGCTCGAGTACACCTGTCTCGCCACCGCCTTCTGCCCGCCCGGGTTCACCCTCGGCGAGTTGCAACAGGTCCACGAGACCGTGTGGGGCGCCATGCTCGACCGGCCCAACTTCCGGCGCAAGGTGCTAGCCTCCCCAGGCTTCGTCGAAGCGGTCCCGGGGGTCGCACGCCTCACCGGCGGCCGGGGTAAACCCGCCGCGCTCCACCGGGCCGGCACCGCCACCGCTCTCCACCCGCCTCTGCTCCGGCCGACTCCGGAAGGACGTCCCGCATGACCACCGTCGTCACCAAGCGCGCCGCCACGGGCGCCCTCACCGGTCTCGCCCTCGGGGACGCACTCGGTTTTCCCACCGAGTTCAACGACGTCCCCTCGATCCTCGCCAAGTGCGGGCCGTGGCGCGGGATGGAGCTCCCGACGCCCGCGACCGTCACCGACGACACCCAGATGACGCTCGCGCTGGGGCGCGGGCTGCGCACGGCGATGGACCGTGGACGGCTCGCCCCGAAGCGGCTGGAGCGGCCGGTGCGCGAGGAGTTCGTGGGCTGGTACCGCTCGCCCGAGAACAACCGGGCGCCCGGGAACACCTGCCTCAAGGCCTGCCACCTGCTGGCCCGGGAGGACCGTCCCTGGCAGGACGCCAGCCAGGTCGGCTCCAAGGGCTGCGGCGCCAACATGCGGGTCGCCCCCCTCGGGCTCGCCCCCGGGCTGAGCGAGGAACAGCGCGCGGGCGCCGCCCAGTTGCAGTCGGCCCTCACCCACGGGCACCCGACCGCGCTCGCCGCCTCCGACCTCACCGCCCACGCCGTGCGCCTGCTCGCCGAGGGCGCCGAACCGACCGGGCTGATCGGCCTGTTGTGCTCCTACGCCCACGAGAACCGCACCCGCTACCACGCGGTGTGGCTCGGCGATCTGTGGACCCGCACGGGGGACCCCAGTCCCGAGCACTTCATCGCGCGGGGCTGGGACGAGTGCCTGGAGATCCTGGAACGCCTCCGGCGCGCCGTGCGCACCGTCTCGCCCGAGACCGACCCGTGCCTGGCGACGGGGGAGGGCTGGATCGCGGAGGAAGCCCTGGCGACCGGGCTGCTGTGCTTCCTGCTCTTCGTCGACGAACCGCTCACGGCCCTGCGCCGCGCCGCCTGCACCTCCGGCGACTCCGACTCCGTCGCCTGCCTGGCAGGTGCCTTCGCGGGCGCCCACCTCGGTGCGGACGCCTGGCCGGACGCCTGGGCCGACCGCATCGAGTACCGGGACGGACTGCTGGAGCTGGGGACGCTCTGGGATGCTTGAGAGGCCCTGGCAGGGAACGGCAGGGCCCTGAGAGGGCCCCGGAGCAGGTCGCCCCTACGGTGTCCGCAGGGCGGAGGTCCGGCGGACACGGACGAGGAAGTCCTCGACCTGGCGGCGGTCGGGCTGTGCCGGAAGCGCCGTACGGCGCAGTGCCTCACCGGCCTCCCGCTCCAGCCGGGTCATCCGGGCCGCGACCTCGGACCAGGGAACCTCGCCCCGCTTCACCGGGAGCAAACGGCTCGCGCCGCTCGCCCACGTCGGCGGTGGGCTCGCCGGTGCGCAGCACGTCGCGGGCGGAGGCCAGCAGACGGAGCGGATGCATCGCGTGCGTCCACCGGGGCGCCCCGTGGACGCGGGCCGCGACCTCGGACCAGGGAACCTCGCCCCGCTTCACCGGGAGCAAACGGCTCGCGCCGCTCGCCCACGGCGGCGGTGGGCTCGCCGGTGCGCAGCACGTCGCGGGCGGAGGCCAGCAGACGGAGCGGATGCATCGCGTGCGTCCACCGGGGCGCCCCGTGGACGCGGACGTCGGCCTCGAGTCCGCGGCGCTGGCCGTACGCGTACCGTGTGAACGTCTCGTGGACCCGGCGGGAGAGGAACGCGCCGCGCAGGGTGAGCAGTTCGCGGCCGGTGTCGTCGGCATGCTCCACGAGCGGCGAGTGCAGGCACTCCAGGACGTTGGGACGGGCACGCAGGGTCAGCTCGCAGAAGCGTTCCAGCTCCCAGCTGAACTGCTCCTCGGCCGGTCCCTCGACGTGGGCCGGCGGCTTCTCGAAGCGCCAGAACAGGGGAATGGGGGCGAGGAAGACGCCCCGGCGGTCGGTGTCGATGCCCTCCGTGGCCAGACCGAAGGCACGCGAGACCATGACGCAGGCGTAGACCGTGTGATCGCGGACCAGATACTCGGCGGAGTGCGTGCCCGGGAGGGTACGGTCCGGCTCACGCCGGGTGAATCGAATTTCCTCGGCGGAGGAAGAGACCCTGGTGCCTTTCGCGGAGGAGCGGGGCTTTTCACCTCCTGTCTCGGCGGGCGGGCACCGGACACCGGTTGTGCCCGTTCTGACTAGGCTGGACGGCCGGACGGCCGGACGGTCGGACGGTCGGCCTGCGCGCCAGCACGTCCGGCGATTCCGGTACGTCCGGCACATTCGGTACATTCAGCACGTCAGCAAGGAGCATCGCCGTGGCGGTACGAGCGGTCCGGGGCGCCGTCCAGCTCGAGCGGGACGAGGCCGGCCACATGGAGGAACAGGTCGGCGTGCTGCTCACCGCGGTGCTGGAGC comes from the Streptomyces sp. KMM 9044 genome and includes:
- a CDS encoding NUDIX hydrolase, whose protein sequence is MDAYDKHAYEPFAVTVALAVLTLREGALHVLLVERGEEPYAGRWALPGGFVQPDESAETAARRELAEETGLTDVSGLHLEQLRTCSEPGRDPRMRVVSVAFTALLPEVPEVPEVPDAPEARGGSDAARARWMPYGSARALASDHDRILSDARDRVGAKLEYTCLATAFCPPGFTLGELQQVHETVWGAMLDRPNFRRKVLASPGFVEAVPGVARLTGGRGKPAALHRAGTATALHPPLLRPTPEGRPA
- a CDS encoding ADP-ribosylglycohydrolase family protein produces the protein MTTVVTKRAATGALTGLALGDALGFPTEFNDVPSILAKCGPWRGMELPTPATVTDDTQMTLALGRGLRTAMDRGRLAPKRLERPVREEFVGWYRSPENNRAPGNTCLKACHLLAREDRPWQDASQVGSKGCGANMRVAPLGLAPGLSEEQRAGAAQLQSALTHGHPTALAASDLTAHAVRLLAEGAEPTGLIGLLCSYAHENRTRYHAVWLGDLWTRTGDPSPEHFIARGWDECLEILERLRRAVRTVSPETDPCLATGEGWIAEEALATGLLCFLLFVDEPLTALRRAACTSGDSDSVACLAGAFAGAHLGADAWPDAWADRIEYRDGLLELGTLWDA